In the genome of Gordonia rubripertincta, one region contains:
- a CDS encoding protein kinase domain-containing protein, translated as MNAPVDPMLGTVLEDRYRIDAPIARGGMSAVYLGVDLRLGREVAVKVMDSRYSGDPQFLRRFEFEARAVAGLKHPGLVAVYDQGIDNGIAFLVMELVDGGSLRELLRERGPMPPHAVVAVAEPVLGGLGTAHAAGLVHRDVKPENVLISDAGEVKVADFGLVRAVAEAGVTSASVILGTAAYLSPEQVESTHADARSDVYSMGVMMFELLTGRTPFHGDSPLSLAYQRLTYDVPAPGDVIAGVPAEFDEIVLRATERNPADRYADGFEMQRALLAVADDLDLPPFTVPAPKRSREREMKSRYRAAGPVGHDTRVQSAPGPYEPGSSSPDSPAAPIRPGAGVGDADDRAAAPARGREDRPGARRRDVVDAHDRDPLEPELVGGGRLGAVLWILLVLLLAVGLGAAGFWFGSTYLTIG; from the coding sequence GTGAACGCCCCCGTCGACCCGATGCTCGGGACCGTCCTCGAGGACCGGTACCGCATCGACGCACCCATCGCACGGGGCGGCATGTCGGCGGTCTACCTCGGTGTCGACCTCCGGCTCGGGCGTGAGGTCGCGGTCAAGGTGATGGACTCCCGGTACTCTGGCGACCCGCAGTTCCTGCGCCGCTTCGAGTTCGAGGCGCGCGCGGTCGCCGGCCTCAAGCATCCGGGTCTCGTCGCGGTCTACGACCAGGGCATCGACAACGGCATCGCCTTCCTCGTCATGGAACTCGTCGACGGCGGGAGCCTGCGCGAACTGCTCCGCGAACGGGGCCCGATGCCGCCGCACGCGGTGGTCGCCGTTGCCGAACCCGTGCTCGGCGGCCTCGGGACCGCACACGCCGCGGGCCTGGTCCACCGCGACGTCAAACCCGAGAACGTGCTGATCTCCGACGCCGGCGAGGTCAAGGTCGCCGACTTCGGACTCGTGCGCGCCGTCGCCGAAGCAGGGGTCACCTCGGCCAGCGTCATCCTCGGTACCGCCGCCTACCTGTCCCCCGAACAGGTCGAGTCCACCCACGCCGACGCCCGCAGCGACGTCTACTCCATGGGCGTGATGATGTTCGAATTGCTCACCGGCCGAACACCTTTCCACGGCGACTCACCGCTGTCGCTGGCCTACCAGCGACTCACCTACGACGTCCCCGCTCCAGGCGACGTGATCGCCGGTGTCCCTGCGGAGTTCGACGAGATCGTGCTGCGGGCGACCGAACGCAACCCCGCCGACCGATATGCCGACGGCTTCGAGATGCAGCGGGCGCTTCTTGCGGTCGCCGACGACCTCGACCTCCCGCCGTTCACGGTGCCCGCACCGAAGCGGTCCCGTGAGCGAGAGATGAAGTCGCGCTACCGCGCAGCCGGTCCGGTCGGTCACGACACCCGGGTCCAGTCGGCACCGGGACCGTACGAGCCGGGATCGTCGTCGCCGGACTCCCCCGCGGCACCCATCCGCCCGGGTGCCGGGGTCGGCGACGCGGATGATCGCGCTGCAGCACCCGCACGCGGGCGCGAGGACCGACCGGGCGCGCGTCGCCGGGATGTCGTCGACGCTCACGACCGGGACCCGCTCGAACCCGAACTCGTCGGGGGCGGGCGTCTGGGCGCGGTCCTGTGGATCCTGCTGGTGCTGCTGCTCGCCGTGGGCCTCGGTGCTGCCGGATTCTGGTTCGGCAGCACCTATCTCACGATCGGCTGA
- a CDS encoding phytoene desaturase family protein: MSGHGERRDAVVVGGGHNGLIAAAYLAQAGRDVEVFERDDIPGGAVSTVERFPGHRIDRGSSAHLMIRHSPVLDDLDLASHGLRYVDCDPWAFVPATDTAPAIVFRTDLEATCTSIERACGAKDAAAYRRFVETWTPRAQAVMDAFYRPASMRQFGRAFGGLGSTATTERTGPIGRRSGAMMNLTAELMTSGDSLLDRYFDSEQLKAGLAWFGAQSGPPMSAPGTAPMVGFAALMHLIPPGRAIGGSGALTDTLVHRIGADGGRIVCGDPAVSITRCGDHWRVQTQSGERRCTPTVINACHILATLDLLAAGGFDAGTIDRWRRDIVVGSGIGMAVRLGTTALPAYRGLPDDLPAHGVHSALGLLVTDRAHLVRAHAAAAVGSLPPRPAVVAMSFSAIDPGLAPEGRHAINLWAQWHPYRLASDAGGDWSTLGAQAAAAVCDEVDRHAPGFAESIAHRYIQTPEDLESELGLIGGNIMHVEMSIDQMFMWRPTPDLAGHRVPGADGLFLAGASTHPGGGVTGASGYIAGHAALRRRRLFG; this comes from the coding sequence ATGAGTGGGCACGGGGAGCGGCGCGACGCGGTGGTCGTCGGCGGCGGCCACAACGGCCTGATCGCCGCGGCCTACCTCGCGCAGGCCGGACGCGACGTCGAGGTCTTCGAACGCGACGACATCCCCGGCGGGGCGGTGTCGACCGTCGAACGTTTCCCCGGGCACCGCATCGATCGCGGTTCCTCGGCGCACCTGATGATCCGGCACTCCCCCGTTCTCGACGACCTCGACCTCGCCTCACACGGACTCCGCTACGTCGACTGCGACCCCTGGGCCTTCGTGCCGGCGACCGACACGGCACCGGCGATCGTCTTCCGCACCGACCTCGAAGCGACCTGCACCTCCATCGAACGGGCATGTGGCGCAAAGGATGCCGCGGCGTACCGACGGTTCGTCGAGACCTGGACGCCACGGGCGCAGGCCGTCATGGACGCCTTCTACCGGCCGGCGTCGATGCGACAGTTCGGACGGGCGTTCGGAGGTCTGGGGTCGACGGCCACCACCGAACGCACCGGCCCGATCGGACGTCGCAGCGGCGCGATGATGAACCTCACCGCCGAGCTCATGACGTCCGGCGACTCGCTCCTCGACCGATACTTCGACTCCGAACAGCTCAAGGCCGGACTCGCCTGGTTCGGCGCGCAGTCGGGACCGCCGATGAGCGCACCCGGCACCGCGCCGATGGTCGGGTTCGCCGCTCTCATGCATCTCATCCCGCCCGGCCGCGCGATCGGCGGCAGCGGTGCGCTGACCGATACGCTCGTCCACCGCATCGGCGCCGACGGTGGCCGGATCGTGTGCGGGGACCCGGCCGTCTCGATCACCCGGTGCGGTGACCACTGGCGGGTGCAGACCCAATCCGGTGAGCGTCGGTGCACGCCCACGGTGATCAACGCCTGCCATATCCTGGCGACCCTGGATCTGTTGGCGGCGGGCGGTTTCGACGCCGGGACCATCGACCGCTGGCGGCGCGACATCGTCGTCGGCAGCGGGATCGGGATGGCGGTGCGCCTCGGCACGACCGCACTGCCCGCCTACCGCGGCCTCCCCGACGACCTGCCCGCCCACGGCGTCCACTCTGCCCTCGGTCTGCTGGTCACCGACCGTGCACACCTGGTCCGCGCGCACGCCGCCGCGGCGGTGGGTTCACTGCCTCCGCGGCCCGCCGTCGTGGCGATGAGCTTCTCGGCGATCGACCCCGGCCTCGCCCCGGAGGGCAGGCACGCGATCAACCTGTGGGCGCAGTGGCATCCGTACCGGCTCGCAAGCGACGCCGGGGGCGACTGGTCGACGCTGGGTGCGCAGGCGGCCGCGGCGGTCTGCGACGAGGTCGACCGTCACGCACCGGGTTTCGCGGAGTCCATCGCCCACCGGTACATCCAGACCCCCGAGGATCTCGAGTCCGAACTGGGCCTGATCGGCGGCAACATCATGCATGTCGAGATGTCGATCGACCAGATGTTCATGTGGCGACCGACCCCGGACCTGGCCGGTCATCGCGTCCCCGGCGCCGACGGGCTGTTCCTGGCCGGGGCGTCGACACATCCGGGCGGCGGGGTGACGGGCGCGAGCGGTTACATCGCCGGCCACGCGGCACTACGTCGGAGACGTTTGTTCGGCTGA
- a CDS encoding polyadenylate-specific 3'-exoribonuclease AS encodes MRFFYDSEFIEDGNTIELVSIGVVGEDGREFYAVSTEFDPGRAGDWVRANVLPKLPSPSSPVWKDRRRIREDLLEFLTADGTDIELWAWIGAYDHVVMCQMWGPMTALPRPIPRFTRELRQHWEAAGRPALPPAPSDAHDALSDARHNLRRWEAIEKARLDPRG; translated from the coding sequence ATGCGGTTCTTCTACGACTCGGAGTTCATCGAAGACGGAAACACCATCGAGCTGGTCTCGATCGGGGTGGTCGGCGAGGACGGCCGTGAGTTCTATGCGGTGTCCACCGAGTTCGACCCCGGCCGCGCCGGTGACTGGGTCCGCGCCAACGTGCTGCCCAAGCTGCCGTCCCCGTCGTCGCCGGTCTGGAAGGACCGTCGACGAATCCGCGAGGACCTCCTCGAGTTCCTCACCGCGGACGGGACCGACATCGAACTGTGGGCGTGGATCGGTGCCTACGACCACGTGGTCATGTGCCAGATGTGGGGTCCGATGACCGCGCTGCCCCGTCCCATCCCGCGTTTCACCCGCGAACTCCGCCAGCACTGGGAGGCCGCCGGACGTCCCGCGCTCCCGCCGGCGCCGTCCGACGCCCATGACGCACTGAGCGACGCCCGGCACAACCTGCGGCGCTGGGAGGCGATCGAGAAGGCTCGTCTCGACCCGCGTGGCTGA
- a CDS encoding methylenetetrahydrofolate reductase — protein MRIALYTVRVTPTAPAPSIVERLSAPHRGPVPFSVEFMPPRDAEGEARLWRAVRIFERLSPAFVSMTYGAGGSTRDRTVRITGELAAQTTLLPVAHLTAVNHSIAELRALVGAYADQGIANILALRGDPPGDPLGEWIAHPEGVEYAEELVHLIDTLGDFHVGVASFPEGHHRAPDLEHDTRNLVNKLRAGAEYSITQMFFDVEDYLRLRDRVQAADPEQGAKPIIPGIMPVTSLASIKRMAELSGSVIPPKVVERFTKAAGDGPEEDRATVRAVGIDFATETAERLIAEGAPCLHFCSLNFAKATSEVLGRLGVDVDAALHVPA, from the coding sequence ATGCGAATCGCTCTCTACACTGTTCGGGTGACCCCAACCGCTCCGGCACCCTCGATCGTCGAACGCCTGTCCGCCCCGCACCGTGGACCGGTGCCGTTCTCCGTCGAGTTCATGCCCCCGCGCGACGCCGAAGGTGAGGCCCGGCTGTGGCGCGCGGTGCGGATCTTCGAGCGGTTGTCCCCGGCCTTCGTGTCGATGACCTACGGTGCCGGCGGTTCGACGCGCGACCGCACGGTCCGCATCACCGGCGAACTGGCCGCCCAGACCACGCTGCTGCCGGTGGCGCACCTCACCGCGGTCAACCACAGCATCGCCGAACTGCGCGCTCTCGTCGGTGCGTACGCCGATCAGGGCATCGCGAACATCCTCGCGCTACGCGGCGACCCGCCGGGCGATCCGCTCGGGGAGTGGATCGCCCATCCGGAGGGCGTCGAGTACGCCGAGGAGCTGGTCCACCTGATCGACACCCTCGGCGACTTCCACGTCGGCGTGGCGTCGTTCCCGGAGGGCCACCACCGTGCCCCCGACCTCGAGCACGACACCCGCAACCTGGTGAACAAGCTGCGCGCGGGCGCCGAGTACTCGATCACCCAGATGTTCTTCGACGTCGAGGACTACCTGCGTCTCCGCGACCGGGTGCAGGCCGCCGACCCCGAGCAGGGCGCCAAGCCGATCATCCCGGGCATCATGCCGGTGACCTCGCTGGCCAGCATCAAGCGCATGGCCGAGTTGTCCGGTTCGGTGATCCCGCCGAAGGTGGTGGAGCGATTCACCAAGGCCGCCGGCGACGGTCCCGAGGAGGACCGTGCGACGGTTCGCGCGGTCGGCATCGACTTCGCCACCGAGACCGCGGAACGGCTCATCGCCGAGGGCGCACCGTGCCTGCACTTCTGCAGCCTCAACTTCGCCAAGGCGACTTCAGAGGTGCTCGGCCGCCTCGGCGTGGACGTCGACGCCGCGCTGCACGTCCCCGCCTGA
- a CDS encoding class II 3-deoxy-7-phosphoheptulonate synthase translates to MVNWTVDVPIDELPELPPLPGGLQERFDDAMSRPALQQPSWPAEEARKIRTVLESVPPICMPAEVQSLSSQLADVAEGRAFLLQGGDCAETFADNTEPHIKANIRTLLQMAVVLTYGASMPVVKVARIAGQYAKPRSSNVDALGLPSYRGDMVNGFPADEAVRQHDPSRLVRAYANAAAAMNLVRALTQAEADLHRVHDWNREFVRTSPAGARYEALASEIDRGLRFMDACGVTDSSLHSASIFASHEALVLDYERAMLRLADAPDRESQEKVLYDLSAHFLWIGERTRQLDGAHIAFAELISNPIGVKIGPTTTPEQAVEYVERLDPHNVPGRLTLVARMGNGKVREVLPAIVAAVEATGHKVIWQCDPMHGNTHEASTGFKTRHFDRIVDEVQGFFEVHRALGSHPGGVHVELTGEDVTECLGGAQEISDLDLAGRYETACDPRLNTQQSLELAFLVAEMLRG, encoded by the coding sequence GTGGTGAACTGGACCGTAGACGTTCCTATCGACGAACTCCCCGAACTGCCGCCGCTTCCCGGTGGCCTCCAGGAGCGTTTCGACGACGCGATGAGCCGCCCCGCGCTGCAACAGCCGAGCTGGCCCGCCGAGGAAGCACGCAAGATCCGCACCGTCCTGGAGTCGGTGCCGCCGATCTGCATGCCTGCCGAGGTCCAGTCGCTGTCGTCGCAGCTGGCCGACGTCGCCGAGGGTCGCGCCTTCCTGCTGCAGGGCGGCGACTGCGCGGAGACTTTCGCCGACAACACCGAACCCCACATCAAGGCGAACATCCGGACGCTGCTGCAGATGGCCGTCGTCCTCACCTACGGCGCGAGCATGCCGGTGGTCAAGGTCGCGCGTATCGCCGGCCAGTACGCCAAGCCGCGGTCGTCGAACGTCGACGCCCTGGGTCTGCCGTCCTACCGCGGCGACATGGTCAACGGCTTCCCGGCCGACGAGGCCGTCCGCCAGCACGATCCCTCACGTCTGGTGCGGGCATACGCGAATGCCGCCGCGGCCATGAACCTGGTCCGGGCACTCACCCAGGCAGAAGCAGACCTGCATCGCGTCCACGACTGGAACCGCGAATTCGTGCGGACCTCGCCCGCGGGCGCCCGCTACGAGGCCCTGGCCTCCGAGATCGACCGCGGCCTGCGCTTCATGGACGCCTGCGGCGTCACCGACTCGAGCCTCCACTCGGCGTCGATCTTCGCCTCGCACGAGGCACTCGTCCTCGACTACGAGCGCGCCATGCTGCGCCTCGCCGACGCCCCGGACAGGGAATCGCAGGAGAAGGTCCTCTACGACCTGTCAGCGCACTTCCTGTGGATCGGAGAGCGCACCCGTCAGCTCGACGGCGCGCACATCGCGTTCGCCGAACTGATCAGCAACCCGATCGGTGTGAAGATCGGTCCGACGACGACGCCCGAGCAGGCCGTCGAGTACGTCGAGCGTCTCGACCCGCACAACGTCCCCGGCCGCCTGACCCTGGTGGCCCGGATGGGCAACGGCAAGGTGCGCGAGGTGCTCCCGGCGATCGTCGCCGCCGTCGAGGCGACCGGTCACAAGGTGATCTGGCAGTGCGACCCCATGCACGGCAACACCCACGAGGCGTCGACCGGCTTCAAGACGCGCCACTTCGACCGCATCGTCGACGAGGTGCAGGGCTTCTTCGAGGTCCACCGCGCACTCGGCAGCCACCCCGGTGGCGTGCACGTCGAGCTGACCGGTGAGGACGTCACCGAGTGTCTCGGTGGCGCTCAGGAGATCTCGGATCTCGACCTCGCCGGCCGCTACGAGACCGCCTGCGACCCGCGCCTCAACACCCAGCAGTCGCTGGAGCTCGCGTTCCTCGTCGCGGAGATGCTGCGCGGCTGA
- a CDS encoding LppM family (lipo)protein gives MSSVRLSNPEQGAPKSSRGQSRHRRLMPVAVSVVALLLSPLMAGCLERSTTVGDRYSGSVIVATSPDNPRGAPQLDLPESMMGQVSVAEYKETPEEESASPSESADGGDGKGGENGEEAVTRVGTRASFSDLTAGQFGQLGDIVADAYGETSLTMDLTAKRSAEVVRFRGDTDLSELIPGRDFVQLTVTFGGPVTATNGDQVGESTVTWTPAPGEPSDFTADATYPDPATAAVSSWSWFVAIVCLIAVLVIVRLAYAKRYRGPRPGRPVATNTAPSTLSGEGLSAAADPKASSAPEKS, from the coding sequence ATGAGCAGCGTGCGATTGTCGAATCCCGAGCAGGGTGCACCGAAGTCCTCCCGCGGTCAGTCCCGACACCGCCGGCTGATGCCGGTGGCGGTGTCGGTCGTGGCTCTTCTCCTGTCGCCGCTGATGGCCGGATGTCTGGAACGTTCGACGACGGTGGGCGATCGGTATTCGGGCAGTGTCATAGTCGCGACGTCCCCGGACAATCCCCGCGGCGCCCCGCAGCTGGATCTCCCCGAGTCGATGATGGGGCAGGTCTCGGTGGCCGAGTACAAGGAGACGCCCGAGGAGGAGTCGGCTTCCCCGTCGGAGTCAGCCGATGGTGGGGACGGCAAGGGCGGCGAGAACGGCGAGGAGGCCGTCACCCGCGTGGGCACCCGTGCGAGTTTCTCCGATCTCACCGCAGGCCAGTTCGGCCAGCTCGGCGACATTGTCGCCGACGCCTACGGCGAGACCTCGCTGACGATGGACCTCACCGCCAAGCGCAGCGCCGAGGTGGTTCGTTTCCGCGGTGACACCGACCTGTCCGAACTGATCCCGGGTCGCGACTTCGTCCAGCTGACGGTCACCTTCGGCGGGCCGGTGACGGCGACCAACGGTGACCAGGTCGGCGAGTCGACGGTCACCTGGACCCCGGCTCCGGGCGAGCCGTCGGACTTCACCGCCGATGCCACCTACCCGGATCCCGCGACCGCCGCGGTCAGCAGCTGGTCGTGGTTCGTCGCCATCGTGTGTCTGATCGCGGTGCTGGTCATCGTGCGCCTTGCCTACGCGAAGCGGTACCGCGGCCCGCGCCCGGGACGACCGGTCGCCACCAACACCGCACCGTCGACCCTGTCGGGTGAGGGTCTCTCGGCGGCCGCTGACCCGAAGGCCTCGAGCGCACCCGAGAAGAGTTAG
- a CDS encoding Rv2175c family DNA-binding protein, translating into MGSIPLSPDTLSADVEMLSVDEVADRLAVSTNRVRTLIRDHNLLAVSRGGHPVIPAVFFDDEGVVKHFYGLVGVLLDGGYTRDEAMNWLFTVQEDLDLHPAAALHTDSAREVIRRAQAQAF; encoded by the coding sequence GTGGGTTCCATTCCGTTGTCGCCTGACACCCTGTCCGCTGATGTCGAGATGCTGTCGGTCGACGAGGTCGCCGACCGGCTTGCGGTGTCCACCAACCGGGTGCGCACACTCATTCGTGATCACAACCTGCTCGCCGTCTCCCGCGGCGGGCATCCGGTCATCCCGGCGGTGTTCTTCGACGACGAGGGCGTCGTCAAACACTTCTACGGTCTCGTCGGGGTCCTGCTCGACGGCGGTTACACCCGAGACGAGGCGATGAACTGGTTGTTCACCGTGCAGGAAGACCTCGACCTCCACCCGGCCGCGGCGCTGCACACCGACTCCGCGCGCGAGGTCATCCGCCGGGCGCAGGCTCAGGCTTTCTGA